CGTCGCCGTCGCGCTCGGACTGGTCGGCTACACGGGCCAGAGCGCGCTGTTCTTCTGGGGGCTCGAATACCTCACCGCGGGCGTGACGACGCTGGTGCTATACACGTACCCGGCGTTCGTGCTCGTCCTCTCGGCGCTGTTTCTCGGCGAGCCGCTGACGCAGCGACGACTCGTCGCCCTCCCGCTCGTCCTCGGCGGCGTCGCACTCGTCGCCGGCGTCGACCCCGTCGGCGTCTCGTCGGTCGGCATCGCCATCGTGCTCGGATCGGCGGTCGTCTACTCCGGCTACATCGTCGTCAGTCGGGTCGCACTCGCCGATACCGACGGTCTCGTGCTCGCCGGACACGTCCTCCCCGCGGCCGCGGTGTCGTTTTTCGCCTACGGGACAACCACTGGGTCGCTGGCGCTGCCAGCGACGCCTTCCGGGTGGTTCACGGTCGTCGGTATCGCCGTGCTCGCGACCGTCGTCCCTGTCGTGACGTTCTTCGGCGGAATCCGGCGCATCGGCGCCTCTCGGGCCGGCCTCGTCAGCACGGTCGAACCCATCGTCGCCGTCGTCCTCGGGGTTCTGCTGCTCGACGAACCCCTCCCGCCGACGACGTTCGTCGGCGGCGCGCTCGTCCTCGTCGGCGTCTGGCTCATCCACGTAGAATCGAGGTGAAGCTGCGGCCGGCCTCGAAGCGAGGCTCGCGCGGCGTCGAAGCGACTCCGACCTCAGGCCGACTCGCGGAGTTCGTCCAGTTCTCGCTCGCCCTCGTCGGCGTGGGAGTCGTCGACCGCGCACCGCCGACAGTAACTGTTCGACCCCTCGTCGTGGGTCTTGACCGGAAACCAGGCGAGGTACGTCTTGTCGGCGAACGTCCGCGTCACACCGTCGCGAGCGCGCTCGCCGCAGACGACGCAGCGCTCGCCCTCGTCGATGGGTTCGGTGTCGACGACGCGCTTGCGACCGAACGCGGTCGGCGAGCGCCGCTTCGTCGCCGCCGAGCGTCGCCGAATCACGAACAGGCCGACGACGAGGGCGACGAGCGACGCGACGACGAACCCCGAGAGGACGCCCTGTACGGCGGCGACCGCCGCCGCCCAGACGAGGAAGAATCCGACGACGACGCCGCCCGCCGTCGCGAGGTCGACGCCGAACTTCGAACGGCTCGACGACTGGCCGTCGACCCACCGTTCGGTGCCGTCGGCTCGGAGTTCCGCCCGCGACGCGCCGGGCGAGTAGCGGTACCACGCGTAGACGGCGTTGCCGACGCCGCCGGTGAACAGAAACAGCAGGACGTGAACCGGGATCGAGCCGAAGCCGCGCTTCTTGACGACGACCCGGTCGCCGTAATCGTGCTCTACTTCCCAGCCGTGGACGGTGTACTCGTGGACCCGCTGACGGAAGGGTGAGAGTGTCGTGTCCGCGCCGGAACCGGCCGAGGAGGAGACGCCCGAACCACACTGCGAGCAGAACGACGCCCCCGCGGAGAGAGACGCTCCGCAGTTCGCGCAGAAGTTCGGCGTCGACGAGTCGAGGACCATGTTCGAAAATCGACATCCGCGAAACAAGTAATTTACGTGAGGCGATCCGACGAGTCAGTCGAGTCTAGCCATCGGTTCGGTTCGGTCGCCGAGAAACGCCCGTATCGTCGCGTCGACCGAGGCCTTTCGCTCCTCGAACGCGCCGTGACCGACGCCGCCAAGCACGGCGACGCGGGCGTTCGGGATTCCGGCCGCAGTTTCCCGCAGTATCTCTTCGGGGAAGAAGTGGTCGTGCGCGCCGCCGATGACGAGCGTCGGTACGTCGATGTCGACGAGGCGTCGGCGCGCGTCGTGGTTCAAACAGGCGCGACACGAGACGCCGACGTCCGAATCGACGGTCGGTTCCGGGCGCAACCGCTGACCGAGTGCGCCCAGAAGCGGCGGATACAGAAGCGACCGGTAGCCGGAGTACGTCACGGCGACGCCGTCGAGCTGTATCTCGCGCCACTCGTTTCGCTCGGCCCACGAGTGCCACCGGCCGAGTGTCTCCGCGCCCTCTCTCCCGACGTAACAGCCGCTGGACCCGAGGACGACTCGTCGCGTCAACTCGGGGTAGTCGGCGGCGAAGTGCTGGGCGACCAGACCGCCCATCGAGTGGCCCATAATCGAGGCGGAACCGATGTCATCGAGCGCCTCCGCGTAGTCGGCGGCCATGTCGCGCGTCGTGTGGCCCGCTGGGAGGCCGCGCGGCCGACTGAGCACCCAGATGGTGTACTCGTCGGTGAACTCGCGGTAGCGGTATCGGGCGAGGTACTCGGCGAGCAGACGCGACGAGTCGCGCCCCCACAGCGCGTCGCGCAGGCCTGGAAAGACGACGAGGCGTCGCGGTCCGTCGCCGACGCGGTAGTACGGCAGTCGCCCGTTCAGGTGGCCGTAGTCGATTCGGTTCCTCATCGGGTTCACCGTTCGTCCAGGACCACCGGGACGCCGCGCGAGGCGACGTCGGCGGCGAACGCGCTCGAATCGGTCTCCAGCGCCTCGAAGGTGTCGTAGTGGATGGGTAAGACGAGGTCGGGGTCAAGCGTCTCCGCGAGACCGGCGGCTTCCTCGCGATCCATTGTGAACGCGCCGCCGATGGGCGGCAGAAACAGCGACACCTCCAATTGCTCGTGGCCCTCGAGCACGTCGGAGTCACCCGGCCAGAAGACGGTTCGACCGCCCACCGACAGGAGGTAGCCGACGCCGAACCCCTCCGGATGGTAGGGTTCGCCGTCGTCACGGGTGTGGGGACCGTCGGGTTCGTTGTACGCCGGGAGCGTCCACACGTCCGCGCCCTCGGCCGAGAAGCGGTCCTCCTGCCCGAGGGCCACTACCTCGTAGTCGAGTTCCGACAGCGGCGTCACGTCGCGGTCGGTGTCGTCGACGTCGATGCCGCCGTAGGCGACGACCGTCGCGTCCTCCTTGGCGACGCGCTCGATGCCGTCGGAGTCGTAGTGGTGGATGTGCGAGACGCAGACTAAATCCCCATCCTTGGCGTCGTAGCCGTCGAGGACGCCGTAGCGACCGGGATCGAGGTAGACGACGAAGCCGTCCGGCGTCTCGATCCTGACCGTCGCGTAGCCGAGCCACTCTACCGAGAGACCGTCGTGTCGGATCGTCATACCGTGTGAGTCGAACCGCGCCGGGATAAATCTCGCACGTCTTCGCAGGCGCTGTGACCGGACACCGATACCCTGGCGTCCACAGCGACTTTCAGTGCAGCGTCCGCTCGCCCCCGGCGTCGACCGTCGCCGCCCAGACGGGGAGTGTCGCGACGACGCTTCGAACCGGGTCGTCGTTGAATCCGGCAAACAGCGACTGCATCCCCTCGATGCTCTCGCTCTCGAAGCCCAGCTTTCGAAGCGTCTCCGAGTCGAGTCGCGGACGGTACGGCGTCGCGTCGACGAACGCCCCGACTCGTTCGTCGCCACCGGCGCGTGCGTCGGCGAACGCCTCGGATTCGAGGACGGGTTCGAGGTCGCGCCACGCCGTCGAGAGGTACTCCGGCCACTGCGCGAGACACCGGTAGATGCTCGGCAGCGAGTCGTCGAGACCGTGGTACCTCCGAAGCGAATCGAGCGTGTCGTCCAACTGGTCGGGAACGTCGTCGGCACCGACCATCGTCGGCGGGGCGCCCCGGCCGCGGTCGAGCCACGACGGCAGCGGTTCGGTCGCCGACCGGGACTCGTCCGGCTCTACGCCGACGGGTTCGTCGTGAAGCGCCCGGTCCATCAGCTCGAACAACACCAGCAGTCGCGGCGCGACGACGTCGAACGTTGCGAGTTGCCCCCGGAGTTCGCGGTACTCGGGGGGGCGGACACCGAGCGTCTCGCGGCGGTACGACGGGAGGTCGAACTCCGTGTCGACCGAGAGTATCTCGTCGCGGTAGGCGGTCGCGAACTCGCCGAACGCGCGGGTCCCGAAGACGGGGTTG
This genomic stretch from Haloprofundus salilacus harbors:
- a CDS encoding DMT family transporter — its product is MLLWILTNSETMDSHGDRDRSSERVGMVLVVVSAVGFGTLAVLGELAFAAGLNVPSVLALRFALATLLVWAVLVARRRRAGASERLRLRGRLLFVAVALGLVGYTGQSALFFWGLEYLTAGVTTLVLYTYPAFVLVLSALFLGEPLTQRRLVALPLVLGGVALVAGVDPVGVSSVGIAIVLGSAVVYSGYIVVSRVALADTDGLVLAGHVLPAAAVSFFAYGTTTGSLALPATPSGWFTVVGIAVLATVVPVVTFFGGIRRIGASRAGLVSTVEPIVAVVLGVLLLDEPLPPTTFVGGALVLVGVWLIHVESR
- a CDS encoding zinc ribbon domain-containing protein, with protein sequence MVLDSSTPNFCANCGASLSAGASFCSQCGSGVSSSAGSGADTTLSPFRQRVHEYTVHGWEVEHDYGDRVVVKKRGFGSIPVHVLLFLFTGGVGNAVYAWYRYSPGASRAELRADGTERWVDGQSSSRSKFGVDLATAGGVVVGFFLVWAAAVAAVQGVLSGFVVASLVALVVGLFVIRRRSAATKRRSPTAFGRKRVVDTEPIDEGERCVVCGERARDGVTRTFADKTYLAWFPVKTHDEGSNSYCRRCAVDDSHADEGERELDELRESA
- a CDS encoding alpha/beta fold hydrolase, with translation MRNRIDYGHLNGRLPYYRVGDGPRRLVVFPGLRDALWGRDSSRLLAEYLARYRYREFTDEYTIWVLSRPRGLPAGHTTRDMAADYAEALDDIGSASIMGHSMGGLVAQHFAADYPELTRRVVLGSSGCYVGREGAETLGRWHSWAERNEWREIQLDGVAVTYSGYRSLLYPPLLGALGQRLRPEPTVDSDVGVSCRACLNHDARRRLVDIDVPTLVIGGAHDHFFPEEILRETAAGIPNARVAVLGGVGHGAFEERKASVDATIRAFLGDRTEPMARLD
- a CDS encoding MBL fold metallo-hydrolase; this translates as MTIRHDGLSVEWLGYATVRIETPDGFVVYLDPGRYGVLDGYDAKDGDLVCVSHIHHYDSDGIERVAKEDATVVAYGGIDVDDTDRDVTPLSELDYEVVALGQEDRFSAEGADVWTLPAYNEPDGPHTRDDGEPYHPEGFGVGYLLSVGGRTVFWPGDSDVLEGHEQLEVSLFLPPIGGAFTMDREEAAGLAETLDPDLVLPIHYDTFEALETDSSAFAADVASRGVPVVLDER
- a CDS encoding halocarboxylic acid dehydrogenase DehI family protein, whose product is MDTSAQLYESEATGWKRGLYEDVKGTFRAPFVNWIFRTAMANEPALLRYAWGQVNPVFGTRAFGEFATAYRDEILSVDTEFDLPSYRRETLGVRPPEYRELRGQLATFDVVAPRLLVLFELMDRALHDEPVGVEPDESRSATEPLPSWLDRGRGAPPTMVGADDVPDQLDDTLDSLRRYHGLDDSLPSIYRCLAQWPEYLSTAWRDLEPVLESEAFADARAGGDERVGAFVDATPYRPRLDSETLRKLGFESESIEGMQSLFAGFNDDPVRSVVATLPVWAATVDAGGERTLH